From Spirosoma aerolatum, one genomic window encodes:
- a CDS encoding LytR/AlgR family response regulator transcription factor, translated as MVNQINTLIVENDPTWQDMLRKLVRLNPLLNLTGVCASAMDAYALLAQGETSLILCDIEMPEINGLEFIRSLKRPPLVIFVTAYPDHAIPCYEVSPIDFLLKPIAPARFLASIEKVRQRLFHDPDPVQNEPYFFIRDNHYYVQVLASDVLYMQAQENILQIVTSTQIYQPFVSIAKMEEQLKTDTFLRVHRSYLVNRTAISRIGKNDLMLTTGQSIPIGDQYRAQLHRKHLEGRIVSR; from the coding sequence ATGGTCAATCAAATAAATACCCTCATCGTTGAGAATGACCCTACCTGGCAAGACATGCTTCGTAAACTGGTCAGGCTAAATCCGCTCCTGAACCTGACGGGTGTTTGTGCGTCGGCCATGGACGCCTATGCTCTTTTGGCGCAGGGAGAAACCAGCCTCATTCTTTGTGATATCGAGATGCCCGAGATTAATGGGTTGGAATTTATCCGCAGCCTGAAACGGCCACCGCTGGTTATCTTCGTAACCGCCTACCCCGATCATGCCATTCCCTGCTACGAGGTATCGCCGATTGATTTTCTGCTGAAGCCCATTGCACCTGCCCGGTTTCTGGCCAGCATTGAGAAGGTACGGCAACGGCTCTTTCATGACCCCGATCCGGTGCAAAACGAGCCTTATTTCTTTATTCGCGACAATCACTATTACGTTCAGGTTCTGGCCAGCGATGTGCTTTATATGCAGGCCCAGGAGAATATCTTACAGATTGTAACCTCTACTCAGATCTACCAGCCGTTCGTGTCGATTGCCAAAATGGAGGAGCAGCTTAAAACCGATACGTTTTTGCGCGTACATCGGTCTTACCTGGTCAATCGGACGGCCATCAGCCGTATTGGGAAAAATGACCTGATGCTGACCACCGGGCAGAGTATTCCCATTGGCGATCAGTACCGGGCCCAACTGCATCGCAAACATCTGGAAGGCCGGATCGTGAGTCGGTAA
- a CDS encoding VOC family protein codes for MRIKLVSVLVDDQEKALQFYTNILGFVKKTEIPLGEHRWLTVVSQEEQDGAEIVLEPMGFPPAQTYQKALLDAGIPLTAFQVDDIEAEYRRLTELGVSFSMAPTQMGTTTLAVFADTCGNNIQIYQIS; via the coding sequence ATGCGAATCAAACTGGTGAGTGTGCTGGTCGATGATCAGGAAAAAGCGCTCCAATTCTATACGAACATTTTGGGGTTTGTCAAAAAAACGGAAATACCACTAGGCGAACATCGATGGCTAACCGTTGTATCTCAGGAAGAACAGGATGGCGCTGAAATCGTACTCGAACCGATGGGTTTTCCGCCCGCCCAAACCTACCAGAAAGCCCTGTTGGATGCCGGGATTCCTCTGACCGCTTTTCAGGTCGATGATATTGAGGCCGAATACCGCCGACTAACCGAGTTGGGCGTTTCGTTCAGCATGGCACCCACTCAAATGGGCACCACTACCCTGGCCGTCTTTGCCGACACCTGCGGCAACAACATCCAGATCTATCAGATAAGCTGA
- a CDS encoding helix-turn-helix domain-containing protein, which produces MTYYATQALAIRDQIFPAAYQVRQIIRAKQFIDANLTEPISLEAMAQVALLSKFHFLRLFKRCYGRTPHQYRTEQRLIRAKQLLQTGLSTTEVCHALNFESVTSFIGLFKKYTSQTPLAYQRKKQFSRA; this is translated from the coding sequence ATGACCTACTACGCAACTCAGGCTCTGGCAATTCGGGATCAGATTTTTCCTGCGGCTTACCAAGTCAGGCAGATTATCCGGGCAAAGCAGTTTATCGACGCAAATCTGACCGAACCGATCAGCCTGGAAGCGATGGCCCAGGTCGCGTTGTTGTCGAAGTTTCATTTTCTACGGCTTTTCAAACGGTGTTATGGTCGCACACCACACCAGTACCGCACCGAACAGCGACTCATTCGCGCCAAACAACTCCTGCAAACCGGCCTATCGACGACCGAGGTCTGCCACGCCCTGAATTTTGAAAGCGTCACATCATTTATCGGTCTGTTCAAAAAATACACCAGCCAAACACCATTGGCCTACCAGCGAAAAAAGCAATTTTCAAGAGCCTGA